A genomic window from Plasmodium coatneyi strain Hackeri chromosome 13, complete sequence includes:
- a CDS encoding Surface protein, whose protein sequence is MKFPPLWRIPLALLVLCLTSLGRCYVNNDVIKFGEQNSLKCPQGSLYILHCEVKCLNAKNRIIHRSCIDEVEARCMGNSKCKYYFDYVVNRKSHNLRNENEIEVEECVESESNEIKTSTTCLLSNSFLLDENYIQYFFFLKNKNEEPITCKDGNINVKSAILHSPFCKVNLKDVTEVLKRQCDNNKECVINPYVLQKDALNEKDQCYINNSYVSLNVVCTKEGEELPGESSQKEKLDDDLDETEGGKYENSLEKKQSGEIADGDSDPESSNAEDELKQINEQVDLIMNSSESFTDRVKKAKTILLSEMNEQAGRKNAIFKLLGEELSKMVQNRYDPAELKDLLEDRYNEMKRSPDQDLYYIYLLDTLDINKMEGVNVTALQDNLAILLNEEMEKLNQVEKTINRLRKVYLSIYKKAKDKEVKDVFDENVDPVLTYDDFAHGNGIISADIFFKYKPNVKPLIFTQPKESDTKGVAKKEYKDLNEIDTLDDYGRKKVIVDMRNGLVETLKKLYYEKNGIFNNLASCIKSYCYKNPLNQNVLSNVLKSNFEGLKENKISDPVAGIVRYLEKVNIQGDSPAGGSSSQVGVAGSDDGSTDGSTDGSVGSAPPLWEKNKRILGKLHALLHLGYQQAYEKELEIEERTEKYSALNEKAKEYNLHHLFSESDKVLKKVSVLTSGKESADEVFGNQASFFDVYKEGEAPTGKSDATSDKDKDTSQTNNEEMKKKENEKEVKGSNSDEQVVDEKEKKNDKDDPDEGYESDKEDGKNAPEEEGKSEEADGINAGSKKEGDTDGGDKDGQLDDVGSNDDENDDDEEDDEEEAEEEAEEATTKVVDSAAKDDKPDEGSNDSTAAGEATTDATDGEVAEPTGADQKDVPVKGEDNEDAGDATDKPTEETVVKGDSEGAVSPPDTEKKGNDGGSFFQGLSTVLLAVLAILALVFLF, encoded by the exons ATGAAgtttccccccctgtggCGCATCCCCCTGGCCCTCCTGGTGCTATGTCTGACGTCTCTAGGGAGATGCTACGTGAATAACGACGTGATTAAGTTTGGGGAGCAAAATTCATTGAA GTGCCCCCAGGGAAGCCTCTACATCCTGCACTGCGAAGTGAAGTGCCTGAACGCGAAGAATCGAATCATCCACCGAAGCTGCATAGATGAAGTGGAAGCCAGATGCATGGGTAACAGCAAGTGCAAGTACTACTTTGACTACGTAGTGAATAGAAAATCCCATAATTTGCGAAACGAGAACGAAATAGAAGTGGAGGAATGCGTCGAATCGGAGAGTAACGAGATCAAAACATCGACTACGTGTCTCCTTAGCAACTCCTTTCTGCTAGACGAGAACTACATtcagtattttttttttcttaagaaTAAGAATGAAGAACCAATCACCTGTAAAGATGGAAATATCAACGTTAAGAGTGCAATACTTcactcccctttttgtaaagTTAACTTAAAGGACGTGACTGAAGTGCTGAAAAGACAATGTGACAACAATAAGGAGTGCGTGATCAATCCGTATGTGTTGCAGAAGGATGCCCTGAATGAGAAGGACCAGTGCTACATTAACAACTCCTACGTGTCCCTTAATGTTGTCTGTacaaaggagggggaagaactACCAGGGGAGAGTAGCCAAAAGGAGAAACTAGATGATGATCTGGATGAgactgaaggaggaaagtatGAAAACAGcttggagaaaaaacaaagtgggGAAATTGCAGACGGGGATAGCGACCCCGAATCGTCCAATGCGGAGGACGAGCtgaaacaaataaatgagCAAGTAGACCTTATAATGAACAGCAGTGAAAGTTTCACAGACAGAGTAAAAAAAGCGAAGACGATTCTCTTATCTGAAATGAACGAACAAgcagggagaaaaaatgccatttttaaattattaggAGAAGAATTGTCTAAAATGGTTCAGAACAGATATGATCCAGCTGAGCTGAAGGATCTACTGGAAGATCGATACAATGAAATGAAGAGAAGTCCAGACCAGGATCTGTATTACATCTACTTGTTAGATACCCTAGacattaacaaaatggaaggcgTAAATGTAACAGCTCTGCAGGATAATCTAGCCATTTTGCTGaacgaagaaatggaaaaactaAACCAAGTAGAAAAAACCATAAACAGGTTAAGGAAGGTATATCTCtccatttataaaaaagcaaaggataaggaagtgaaggatgTGTTCGATGAGAACGTAGATCCTGTCTTAACTTATGACGACTTTGCTCACGGCAATGGAATAATTTCAgcagatattttttttaaatacaagCCGAACGTTAAGCCGCTCATATTTACCCAACCTAAGGAGAGCGATACGAAAGGTGTTGCCAAAAAGGAGTACAAGGATTTAAATGAGATTGACACACTTGATGACTACGGTAGGAAGAAGGTCATCGTCGACATGAGAAATGGTCTTGTGGAGACCCTGAAAAAGTTGTATTATGAGAAGAATGgaatttttaacaatttagCTAGCTGTATTAAGTCCTACTGTTATAAGAACCCACTGAACCAGAACGTGCTCAGTAATGTGCTGAAGAGTAACTTCGAGGGGCTGAAGGAGAATAAGATCAGCGATCCTGTTGCGGGGATTGTCAGGTATCTCGAGAAGGTGAACATTCAGGGGGATTCCCCTGCAGGTGGTAGTTCCTCCCAAGTGGGGGTTGCTGGATCAGATGATGGATCAACTGATGGATCAACTGATGGATCCGTTGGTAGTGCCCCTCCTCTGTGGGAGAAGAACAAGCGAATCTTGGGGAAGCTTCATGCACTGCTACATCTAGGCTACCAGCAGGCGTACGAAAAGGAACTCGAAATAGAAGAGAGGACAGAAAAGTACAGCGCTCTGAATGAGAAGGCCAAGGAGTACAACCTTCACCACCTATTCAGCGAAAGTGACAAGGTCTTGAAAAAGGTTTCCGTACTGACAAGTGGAAAGGAAAGTGCCGATGAGGTGTTCGGAAATCAGGCCTCCTTCTTCGACGTATACAAGGAGGGAGAAGCACCAACAGGAAAGAGCGACGCCACAAGCGATAAAGACAAAGACACGTCACAAACGAATAATGaggagatgaaaaaaaaagaaaacgaaaaagaggTAAAGGGAAGCAATTCGGATGAGCAAGTGGTTgatgaaaaggagaagaaaaatgataagGATGACCCCGATGAAGGATACGAAAGCGACAAAGAGGATGGAAAGAACGCGCCagaggaagagggaaaaagtgaagaagcCGACGGTATAAATGcgggaagtaaaaaagaaggtgacACTGATGGAGGTGACAAGGATGGACAGTTGGATGACGTGGGAAGCAACGACGATGaaaatgacgatgatgaggaggacgacgaggaggaagCTGAGGAAGAAGCCGAAGAAGCAACGACCAAGGTGGTGGATAGCGCAGCAAAGGATGATAAACCAGATGAAGGCTCCAACGATTCGACCGCCGCAGGTGAAGCCACTACTGATGCAACCGATGGAGAAGTGGCCGAACCGACGGGGGCAGATCAGAAGGATGTACCAGTTAAAGGGGAAGACAACGAAGATGCAGGGGATGCAACGGATAAACCCACCGAAGAGACAGTGGTGAAAGGCGACTCAGAAGGGGCGGTGTCTCCTCCAGATACAGAGAAAAAGGGCAACGATGGAGGGTCCTTCTTCCAGGGCCTGAGCACAGTACTCCTAGCCGTACTGGCCATCCTCGCCCTGGTGTTCCTCTTTTAG
- a CDS encoding Glycyl-tRNA synthetase codes for MRLLGTLLILVPLQVKARSDVLSRVNSKLPKVTLSTVCANRHNKATYIIHRPIPRESKRRYYSFVSRRVSAHPRSAAFRSMKQSHVEASGSAAGETIRIEEQIERCSQEISTLVERNECIQGIDDEEMKKEHAANEKSLQEKKRKLKLLYGVPSEPLNLVNNRTKVDNLAKRKLFYTNSFEIYGGSSGLIDYGPSGCLLKSELETLWRYHFIFYDEMLEICGTCITPYNVLKTSGHVDRFTDLMIRDAVTGDFYRADKYIAEYLTSKVEEAKKKKQENNTAKRTEGDDGSMDKRDNKLEQDSQMDDPEKMMAIVRRLDGMNEQEIKDVIKQYDIKSPAKNDFVGPFPFNLMFQTRIGPKEDVENNPAQRGKSNESSTHVDANSLNSVAFLRPETAQGIFVNFKKLLEYNGGKMPFAGAQIGLGFRNEISPRNGLLRVREFEMAEIEYFVNPEKKCHEKYHLFKHLILPLYPREEQLASGEHSHVVYMEIEEAVTKGIIANEALAYFLARTYLFLLKCGINKDGLRFRQHLPTEMAHYANDCWDAEILTSYGFIEVVGHADRSAYDLKNHMKVTGANLYACEKYDTPVEEEHIKISPNKAKIGMKFKSQQNAIYQWLNERTKEELLSIDEELNRNNSYVVEINVSGASSSPMSFELTRDMIKFDKCKKKVQERNFIPNVIEPSFGIGRLIFCIIEHSFRTRTFTDDKEERQYLSLPYALAPIKCSVLTISNNKTFVPFVKQVQMILNEFSISSKIDNSSVSIGKKYARTDEIGIPFAVTIDFQTLKDKTVTLRERDSMLQVRIGLSDLVEIVTSLLRQKKTWADYVAQYGLFTQQNLDP; via the coding sequence ATGAGACTGTTGGGGACGTTGCTCATTTTGGTGCCCCTGCAAGTGAAGGCGCGCAGTGACGTTCTTAGCAGAGTGAACTCCAAACTGCCCAAGGTAACCCTCAGCACCGTTTGCGCGAATAGGCATAACAAGGCCACGTATATCATACATAGGCCAATACCCAGGGAGAGTAAAAGGAGGTACTACTCCTTTGTAAGCAGAAGGGTGAGTGCCCACCCAAGGAGCGCTGCTTTTAGAAGCATGAAACAAAGCCACGTTGAAGCAAGCGGCTCAGCCGCTGGGGAAACGATCCGCATAGAGGAGCAAATAGAAAGGTGCAGCCAGGAAATATCAACCCTTGTCGAGAGGAATGAATGCATCCAAGGAATAGACGATGAGGagatgaaaaaggaacacgCTGCGAATGAGAAATCCCTGCAAGAGAAGAAACGAAAGTTAAAACTTTTGTATGGTGTCCCAAGTGAGCCACTAAATTTAGTGAATAACAGAACCAAGGTAGATAACTTAGCCAAAAGGAAGCTCTTTTACACCAACTCTTTTGAAATCTATGGAGGTTCCTCAGGGTTAATTGATTACGGTCCATCTGGCTGTCTTCTAAAATCAGAACTGGAGACCCTCTGGAGGTaccatttcattttttacgatGAGATGCTCGAAATCTGCGGAACGTGCATAACCCCCTACAACGTTTTGAAGACCTCTGGACATGTGGACCGGTTCACAGACCTTATGATCAGGGATGCCGTCACGGGGGATTTCTACAGAGCGGATAAATACATCGCAGAGTACTTAACAAGTAAGGTAGAGGAggcgaagaagaagaaacaggaaAACAATACGGCGAAGAGAACAGAGGGGGATGACGGGTCCATGGATAAAAGGGATAACAAACTCGAGCAGGACAGCCAAATGGATGACCCCGAAAAAATGATGGCGATCGTGAGGAGGCTAGACGGAATGAATGagcaagaaataaaagacgTCATCAAGCAGTACGATATAAAGTCCCCTGCTAAGAATGACTTCGTAGgtcccttccccttcaacCTCATGTTTCAGACGAGGATTGGCCCGAAGGAAGACGTAGAAAATAACCCCGCCCAGAGGGGAAAATCAAATGAGTCATCCACACATGTGGACGCAAACAGTTTGAACAGCGTTGCATTTCTTAGACCAGAAACTGCGCAAggaatttttgtaaattttaaaaagttgctAGAGTATAATGGAGGGAAGATGCCCTTCGCAGGGGCGCAAATCGGACTGGGTTTTCGAAACGAAATATCTCCAAGGAATGGTCTCCTACGTGTACGTGAATTTGAAATGGCTGAAATTGAGTACTTTGTAAACCCGGAAAAGAAATGCCATGAAAAATACCACCTGTTTAAGCATTTAATTCTGCCCCTGTATCCACGAGAGGAGCAGCTCGCCAGTGGAGAACACAGCCATGTAGTCTACATGGAGATAGAAGAAGCAGTCACCAAGGGTATTATTGCAAATGAGGCGCTAGCGTACTTCCTAGCAAGGACCTATTTATTCCTCCTAAAATGCGGTATTAACAAGGATGGTCTACGATTTAGACAACACTTACCCACTGAGATGGCTCACTATGCGAATGACTGTTGGGACGCAGAAATTTTAACATCCTACGGTTTTATCGAAGTGGTGGGACATGCAGACAGATCTGCATACGATTTGAAGAATCACATGAAGGTAACGGGGGCAAACTTATATGCCTGTGAGAAGTATGATACCCCCGTGGAGGAAgagcatataaaaatttctccAAATAAGGCAAAGATAGGAATGAAGTTTAAAAGCCAACAAAATGCCATCTACCAATGGCTGAATGAGAGGACAAAGGAAGAACTATTATCCATCGATGAGGAGTTGAACAGGAACAACTCCTACGTTGTGGAAATAAACGTCAGTGGTGCTTCCTCCTCTCCTATGTCATTCGAATTAACCAGAGATATGATCAAGTTtgataaatgtaaaaagaaagtacAGGAAAGGAATTTCATTCCCAATGTGATTGAACCTTCGTTTGGGATTGGTCGactcattttttgcattattGAGCATTCATTTAGGACCCGCACCTTCACAGATGACAAGGAGGAGAGACAATACTTGTCTCTGCCCTATGCACTGGCACCGATTAAATGCTCCGTGCTAACCATATCGAACAATAAAACGTTCGTTCCGTTCGTGAAGCAGGTTCAAATGATCCTAAATGAGTTCAGCATTTCCTCCAAAATTGATAACTCCAGTGTCTCCATTGGAAAGAAGTACGCTCGGACAGACGAAATTGGCATCCCCTTTGCAGTCACCATCGACTTCCAGACGCTGAAGGATAAGACGGTCACACTGCGGGAGAGGGACTCCATGCTGCAGGTCAGGATTGGCTTGTCAGATTTGGTCGAAATTGTGACTTCCCTGCTTCGCCAGAAGAAGACCTGGGCCGATTACGTTGCTCAGTACGGCCTCTTCACGCAGCAGAATTTGGACCCCTAG